A single window of Paracoccus albus DNA harbors:
- a CDS encoding NADP-dependent malic enzyme produces MPAEDIGNDRRQEALDYHEFPKPGKLEIRATKPMDTGRDLSNAYSPGVAEACLEIEKNPLDAMRYTAKSNLVAVVSNGTAVLGLGNIGAQASKPVMEGKAVLFKKFAGVDCFDIEVNETDPEKLADLVCKLEPTFGAVNLEDIKAPDCFLVERLCKERMNIPVFHDDQHGTAIVAAAAASNAMRLSGKKFEDISVVALGAGAAGIACLKMLMVMGVKKNNITMLDSKGVVHTQRNDLNPEKQEFARDTEMRTTMEAMKGADLFLGVSGPGLLTREMVAQMADNPIIFALANPTPEIMPEEARAAAPNALIATGRSDYPNQVNNVLCFPFIFRGALDTGATQINDEMKVACVEAIAALARETTSAEVGQAYRGETLTFGPEYLIPKPFDPRLLPTIATAVARAAIESGVATRELDLQDYTRRLQGRVYRSYNIMRSVFDADKVARRRLVFAEGEDERILHTARQLIEEGHDTPILIGRPEVIQQRLDREGIRLDLNAIEVINPESDVRYRDYWTAYHELMRRRGVTPDLARAIIRTNTSAIAAMMVHLGAADSMICGTFGEYRWHLRYVSEILARGNAHPVGALSLIILDRGPLFLADTQVNLDPDPQQIAETVIGAARHMRRFGIEPKIALCSASQFGNLDSETSRNMRAAMEILDGMNLDFEYEGEMPADVALDPDLRERLYPDGRLKGRANGLIYANAEIANAARNMLRSVAGGLEVGPILMGMENRAHIVTPGITVRGLMNISALAGSNVSSYG; encoded by the coding sequence ATGCCAGCAGAAGACATTGGGAATGATCGCCGTCAGGAGGCACTTGATTACCACGAGTTTCCGAAACCCGGTAAGCTGGAAATCCGCGCGACCAAGCCAATGGATACTGGCCGGGATCTGTCCAACGCCTATTCCCCCGGCGTCGCCGAGGCCTGCCTCGAGATCGAAAAGAATCCGCTTGATGCGATGCGCTATACCGCGAAATCGAATCTGGTTGCGGTGGTGTCGAACGGAACGGCGGTGCTGGGTTTGGGCAATATCGGCGCGCAGGCTTCCAAGCCAGTCATGGAAGGAAAAGCGGTTCTGTTCAAGAAATTCGCCGGTGTCGATTGCTTTGATATCGAGGTGAATGAGACCGATCCCGAAAAGCTGGCCGATCTGGTCTGCAAGCTGGAACCGACCTTTGGCGCGGTGAACCTTGAGGACATAAAGGCCCCGGACTGTTTCCTTGTCGAACGGCTGTGCAAAGAGCGGATGAATATCCCGGTTTTCCACGACGACCAGCACGGAACGGCCATCGTTGCCGCAGCGGCGGCCAGCAATGCGATGCGGCTGTCGGGCAAGAAATTCGAAGATATCAGCGTTGTGGCGCTTGGTGCGGGTGCGGCCGGGATCGCCTGTCTGAAAATGCTGATGGTGATGGGGGTGAAGAAGAACAACATCACCATGCTGGACAGCAAGGGCGTGGTGCATACGCAGCGCAACGACCTGAACCCAGAAAAGCAGGAATTCGCCCGCGACACCGAAATGCGCACCACCATGGAAGCGATGAAGGGCGCGGACCTTTTCCTTGGTGTCTCCGGCCCCGGGCTGCTGACGCGAGAGATGGTGGCGCAGATGGCCGATAACCCGATCATCTTCGCCCTTGCCAACCCGACGCCCGAAATCATGCCGGAAGAAGCCCGCGCCGCAGCACCGAATGCGCTGATCGCGACGGGGCGCAGCGATTACCCTAATCAGGTCAACAACGTCCTGTGTTTCCCCTTTATTTTCCGTGGCGCTCTGGACACTGGCGCGACCCAGATTAACGACGAAATGAAGGTCGCCTGTGTCGAGGCGATTGCGGCGCTTGCCCGCGAGACGACCTCGGCCGAGGTCGGGCAGGCCTACCGGGGCGAAACGCTGACATTCGGGCCGGAATATCTGATTCCGAAACCCTTCGATCCGCGCCTTCTGCCGACCATCGCAACCGCCGTCGCAAGGGCCGCGATAGAATCCGGCGTGGCGACGCGCGAACTGGACCTTCAGGATTACACCCGTCGCCTGCAGGGCCGCGTCTATCGCAGCTATAATATCATGCGCAGCGTGTTTGATGCCGACAAGGTCGCTCGCCGCCGGCTGGTCTTTGCCGAGGGCGAGGATGAGCGCATCCTCCACACCGCCCGTCAATTGATCGAGGAAGGCCACGACACGCCGATCCTGATCGGTCGGCCAGAGGTGATCCAGCAGCGGCTCGACCGCGAAGGCATCCGGCTGGACCTTAATGCGATAGAGGTTATCAACCCCGAAAGCGACGTTCGCTACCGTGACTATTGGACCGCATATCACGAACTGATGCGCAGGCGCGGGGTCACACCGGATCTGGCGCGCGCGATCATCCGGACAAACACATCGGCGATTGCAGCGATGATGGTGCATCTTGGTGCGGCGGACAGCATGATCTGCGGCACCTTCGGCGAATACCGCTGGCACCTTCGCTATGTCAGCGAGATTCTGGCGCGCGGCAATGCCCATCCGGTCGGTGCGCTTTCGCTGATTATTCTGGACCGGGGTCCCTTGTTCCTCGCCGATACGCAGGTCAATCTTGACCCCGATCCGCAGCAGATCGCCGAAACTGTGATTGGGGCCGCCCGGCATATGCGGCGCTTCGGGATAGAGCCGAAGATTGCACTGTGCTCTGCCTCGCAATTCGGGAACCTGGACAGCGAAACCAGCCGGAACATGCGCGCTGCGATGGAGATATTGGACGGCATGAACCTCGACTTCGAATATGAAGGAGAGATGCCCGCCGATGTGGCTCTCGATCCGGATCTGCGCGAAAGGCTGTATCCCGATGGCCGACTGAAGGGCCGCGCGAATGGTCTGATCTATGCAAATGCCGAAATCGCCAATGCGGCGCGCAATATGCTGCGTTCTGTCGCGGGCGGGCTGGAGGTCGGGCCGATCCTGATGGGGATGGAGAACCGCGCCCATATCGTCACGCCGGGCATTACCGTACGCGGGCTGATGAATATCTCGGCACTCGCCGGCAGCAATGTGTCCAGCTACGGTTGA
- a CDS encoding substrate-binding domain-containing protein — protein MIQKFALTAAVLGLCTTAALAQSVAVVTPYLAQPGTQAAIEGFEASAAEKGWEVNVVDTAGDVAAVISRIEDAVTQNADAIVIAVDPAQVNAGLLAASDAGIPVVGLDAGNDPLLVANVTSNGYAMAAETAVYAANRIGGEGNVVMFVFDAFPPVQIRGVIADAVFGNFPDIEVLDRVTPDVQDGGIADSRAQMEAILAANPEPGSIKAVWAAWDQPALGALQAIEDAGRGDEGIVITGIDANPQARDAIAQGGSFEASVAQDFASMGAEAAEVVARAIAGEEQLTSVVYVPTTLITKENAAE, from the coding sequence ATGATCCAGAAATTCGCCCTGACCGCCGCCGTTCTTGGACTTTGCACAACCGCCGCACTTGCGCAATCGGTTGCCGTGGTCACGCCCTATCTGGCCCAGCCCGGCACTCAGGCCGCGATTGAGGGTTTTGAGGCATCCGCGGCCGAAAAGGGATGGGAGGTCAATGTCGTCGATACCGCAGGTGATGTTGCCGCCGTGATCAGCCGGATCGAGGATGCCGTGACACAGAATGCCGATGCCATCGTAATCGCGGTCGATCCGGCGCAGGTGAATGCGGGGCTATTGGCCGCATCGGACGCGGGAATACCGGTTGTCGGCCTGGATGCGGGGAACGACCCGCTGCTGGTCGCCAATGTCACGTCGAACGGCTATGCGATGGCTGCCGAAACCGCCGTCTACGCGGCCAACCGGATCGGCGGAGAGGGCAACGTTGTCATGTTCGTCTTTGACGCCTTCCCGCCGGTGCAGATCAGGGGTGTCATCGCCGATGCGGTCTTTGGCAATTTTCCCGATATCGAGGTGCTGGATCGTGTGACCCCCGATGTTCAGGACGGTGGCATCGCTGACAGTCGCGCCCAGATGGAAGCTATTTTGGCCGCGAACCCTGAACCCGGCAGCATAAAGGCCGTCTGGGCGGCATGGGACCAGCCCGCCCTTGGCGCTTTGCAGGCCATTGAGGATGCGGGTCGTGGCGACGAAGGCATCGTGATCACTGGTATCGACGCCAATCCGCAAGCCCGCGATGCCATCGCGCAGGGCGGCAGTTTCGAGGCCTCTGTCGCGCAGGATTTCGCGTCAATGGGTGCCGAGGCCGCAGAAGTCGTTGCCCGCGCGATTGCCGGAGAGGAGCAACTAACCAGCGTGGTTTATGTGCCGACCACATTGATAACCAAGGAAAACGCGGCAGAATAA
- the tenA gene encoding thiaminase II, with translation MKFTEQLTQDTADLRRQILDMPFNRQLAAGTLPSEVFRGYIIQDAHYLEGFARALTLVASKAPNPQAIAQLAGSATNAAAVERLLHGHYMGLYGVTDEHFRQAGTSAACDHYVAHLIRCCAIGDFAEGLAAVLPCFWIYHDVGHAIAAEAAPGNPYAEWIATYSGEEFTESVNRMLALTDSIGAAIDDAGRDRMRRVFARSCWHEWRFWDSAYHRQDWLMPQAELIPAE, from the coding sequence ATGAAATTCACCGAACAACTCACCCAAGACACAGCAGATCTTCGTCGCCAGATCCTCGATATGCCCTTCAACCGGCAGCTTGCAGCCGGTACCCTGCCGTCCGAGGTGTTTCGCGGCTACATCATTCAGGACGCGCATTATCTTGAAGGTTTTGCCCGCGCGCTGACTCTGGTGGCTTCAAAGGCCCCGAACCCACAGGCTATCGCCCAGCTTGCAGGTTCCGCCACCAATGCCGCCGCGGTGGAACGTTTGCTGCACGGACACTACATGGGGCTGTACGGCGTCACCGATGAGCATTTTCGGCAGGCCGGCACATCGGCGGCCTGCGATCACTACGTCGCGCATCTGATCCGCTGTTGTGCCATCGGCGATTTCGCGGAAGGGCTGGCTGCCGTGCTTCCATGCTTCTGGATCTATCACGATGTGGGTCACGCCATCGCGGCAGAGGCAGCACCCGGTAATCCTTATGCCGAATGGATCGCGACCTATTCGGGCGAGGAGTTCACCGAAAGCGTGAACCGGATGCTGGCACTGACCGACAGTATCGGCGCTGCAATCGACGACGCCGGACGGGACAGAATGCGCCGGGTCTTCGCGCGAAGCTGCTGGCACGAATGGCGTTTCTGGGACAGCGCCTATCACCGGCAGGACTGGCTGATGCCGCAGGCAGAGTTGATTCCGGCTGAATAG
- the thiE gene encoding thiamine phosphate synthase, which translates to MIPPICFITDADAPRPIVEQAIAAARGGVGLIQLRHKTLPDAEFAEIARRLMAVLPEHGAMLAINDRIEVAQAVAAPALHIGQGDGDPARIRKRIGPDVLLGLSVEDAGQLAAVPKGVDYLGVGPVRATASKPDHAPPIGLDGLARIVGQSKLPCIAIGRLVQGDIPDLKALGAAGIAVVSAISRAEDMEAAARGLVQAWGRA; encoded by the coding sequence ATGATCCCGCCCATCTGTTTTATCACCGACGCGGATGCGCCGCGCCCGATTGTCGAACAGGCAATTGCGGCCGCTCGCGGCGGGGTCGGCCTGATCCAGCTGCGTCACAAGACACTGCCGGATGCCGAATTTGCTGAAATCGCGCGTCGCCTGATGGCAGTCCTGCCAGAGCACGGTGCGATGCTTGCGATAAATGACCGGATTGAGGTGGCGCAGGCGGTTGCTGCCCCGGCCCTTCACATAGGTCAGGGCGATGGCGATCCCGCGCGGATCAGGAAACGGATCGGGCCGGATGTGCTGCTTGGCCTGTCTGTCGAAGATGCAGGCCAGCTTGCGGCTGTGCCCAAGGGCGTGGATTACCTTGGCGTCGGCCCTGTGCGTGCGACCGCCTCGAAACCTGACCATGCCCCGCCGATCGGGTTGGACGGGCTGGCCAGGATTGTCGGGCAGAGCAAGTTGCCCTGCATTGCAATCGGGCGGCTCGTTCAAGGCGATATTCCAGACCTCAAGGCCCTCGGCGCGGCAGGCATCGCCGTCGTGTCCGCCATTTCCCGCGCGGAAGATATGGAAGCAGCGGCAAGGGGCCTCGTTCAGGCATGGGGGCGGGCATGA
- the thiM gene encoding hydroxyethylthiazole kinase, which translates to MNEPGLYLAKMRETAPLVQNITNYVAMNVMANVMLAAGASPAMAHAEDEMEEFATFVSSLTINIGTSSGPWVRSMLMAAKAVAAAGKPWVLDPVAVGATSFRRDQGAKLLALRPDVIRGNASEILALSGAQAAGKGADAADEVAAAEAAARTLSRDHGIVVAVTGPVDFVTDGSRAVRVANGHEMMPRITALGCSLTGIVGAFIAGQPAFDGTVTALSYFGQAGEVAGRSAAGPASFQTAFIDALYQLQPEDVTRGARITAA; encoded by the coding sequence ATGAACGAACCGGGTCTCTACCTTGCAAAAATGCGCGAAACCGCGCCGCTTGTGCAGAACATCACCAATTACGTGGCGATGAATGTCATGGCCAATGTGATGCTGGCGGCAGGTGCCTCGCCCGCGATGGCGCATGCGGAAGACGAGATGGAGGAGTTTGCCACTTTCGTGTCTTCGCTGACGATCAATATCGGCACCTCCTCGGGGCCGTGGGTACGTTCGATGCTGATGGCGGCCAAGGCTGTGGCGGCTGCGGGCAAGCCTTGGGTTCTGGACCCGGTCGCCGTTGGTGCGACATCTTTCCGCCGCGATCAGGGGGCGAAGCTGCTGGCCCTGCGCCCGGATGTCATTCGCGGAAATGCCTCGGAAATTCTGGCTCTGTCGGGTGCGCAGGCGGCGGGCAAGGGCGCCGATGCCGCTGACGAGGTCGCGGCGGCAGAGGCGGCGGCACGGACTCTCTCACGGGATCACGGGATCGTCGTTGCCGTGACCGGGCCGGTGGACTTTGTCACCGACGGATCGCGCGCGGTTCGGGTGGCCAATGGTCATGAGATGATGCCGCGCATCACCGCGCTTGGCTGCTCGCTGACCGGCATTGTAGGCGCCTTCATCGCCGGACAGCCTGCGTTCGATGGCACGGTCACGGCGCTGTCCTATTTCGGACAGGCCGGAGAGGTGGCAGGACGCAGCGCCGCAGGGCCTGCCTCTTTCCAGACGGCATTCATAGACGCGCTGTACCAATTGCAGCCCGAGGATGTGACGCGGGGCGCGAGGATCACGGCGGCATGA
- a CDS encoding phosphomannomutase has product MMRLNCFKAYDIRGRLGVDLDVDIAHRISRAFSQALAAERVVLGRDIRASSAELADAVADALIAEGCEVLDLGLAGTEEMYFAVTHFDADGGIEVTASHNPMDYNGMKMVQRGSAPLGSASGLNHVQRLAEAGEFGPDKSGGRRLDVADQARVAYVARVMAFVDTEALRPMKIVVNSGNGAAGPTFDAIAAALASLGAPLEFIRLHHEPDGSFPNGIPNPLLPENQPVTAKAVREAGADIGVAFDGDFDRCFFFDEQGKFIDGEYIVGLLAAAFLAKEPGATIVHDPRVIWNTQDIVAKAGGTAIQARTGHAFQKAALREHDAVYGGEMSAHHYFRDFVYCDSGMIPWLLVAELMGRSGKPLSALIDQRRAAFPSSGEINFVVTDADAARDRVERAFAKQAKGRDEMDGFSLDMGDWRFNLRASNTEPLLRLNVETRGDRDLLNRKVAELRALIEEG; this is encoded by the coding sequence CTGATGCGCCTGAACTGCTTCAAAGCCTATGACATCCGGGGCAGGCTGGGCGTCGATCTGGATGTCGATATCGCGCATCGCATCAGTCGTGCCTTCTCGCAGGCCCTTGCTGCTGAACGTGTCGTGCTCGGGCGCGATATCCGCGCATCATCGGCAGAGTTGGCAGACGCCGTCGCCGACGCCTTGATCGCGGAAGGGTGCGAGGTTCTGGACCTTGGGCTTGCAGGTACAGAAGAGATGTATTTCGCTGTCACCCATTTCGATGCCGATGGGGGGATAGAGGTCACCGCTTCGCATAATCCGATGGATTATAACGGCATGAAAATGGTTCAGCGCGGCTCTGCCCCGCTTGGATCTGCTTCGGGGCTGAACCACGTGCAGCGACTGGCAGAGGCGGGCGAGTTCGGGCCGGATAAATCCGGCGGTAGGCGTCTGGACGTCGCTGATCAGGCGCGGGTGGCCTATGTGGCGCGGGTGATGGCGTTTGTCGACACTGAGGCTTTGCGACCTATGAAGATCGTCGTGAATTCAGGCAATGGCGCTGCGGGTCCAACCTTTGATGCCATAGCAGCGGCGCTTGCGTCACTTGGCGCACCGCTGGAGTTCATTCGCCTGCATCATGAACCCGATGGCAGCTTTCCGAACGGTATCCCGAACCCTCTGCTGCCTGAGAATCAACCAGTGACCGCCAAGGCCGTACGCGAGGCCGGTGCCGATATAGGGGTCGCCTTTGACGGCGATTTCGACCGCTGCTTTTTCTTCGACGAGCAGGGAAAATTCATCGATGGCGAATATATCGTTGGTCTTCTGGCTGCTGCCTTTCTGGCGAAAGAGCCGGGCGCGACCATCGTTCACGATCCGCGCGTCATCTGGAATACGCAGGACATCGTTGCCAAGGCCGGTGGCACTGCCATTCAGGCCCGCACCGGTCATGCATTTCAGAAGGCGGCGCTTCGTGAACATGATGCCGTCTATGGCGGTGAGATGTCGGCGCATCACTATTTCCGCGACTTCGTTTATTGCGACAGCGGCATGATCCCTTGGCTTCTGGTGGCAGAACTGATGGGACGTTCCGGCAAGCCGCTCTCGGCGCTGATAGACCAGCGGCGCGCGGCCTTTCCGTCGTCCGGTGAAATCAACTTTGTCGTGACCGATGCCGATGCCGCCCGCGACCGTGTGGAACGTGCATTCGCGAAGCAGGCAAAGGGCCGCGATGAGATGGACGGGTTTTCACTGGATATGGGTGATTGGCGCTTCAATCTGCGTGCGTCGAATACCGAACCGTTGCTGCGGCTGAACGTCGAAACGCGAGGGGATCGCGATTTGCTGAACCGCAAGGTCGCCGAGCTTCGCGCGCTGATCGAAGAGGGCTGA
- the thiD gene encoding bifunctional hydroxymethylpyrimidine kinase/phosphomethylpyrimidine kinase, which yields MIPNILTIAGSDCSGGAGIQADIKAISANGGYAMSVITALTAQNTKGVHAVHLIPVEMIAAQIAAIRDDIAVHAVKIGMLGTAGIIDCVCEGLLGLDCPIVLDPVMVAKGGDRLLASDAVSALRDRLLPRVDLITPNLPEAADLLGAPEATDRDQMEGQAGALLALGPAAVLLKGGHLGGDESPDLLATSDGHEWLTAQRSRTQNTHGTGCTLSAALATFLGRGLSVSEAVRQAKSYISGAIGAADRLSVGSGHGPVHHFYAAEGTKR from the coding sequence ATGATCCCCAATATCCTGACAATCGCTGGCTCCGACTGCTCTGGCGGGGCAGGGATACAGGCGGACATCAAGGCAATCTCGGCGAATGGTGGTTATGCGATGAGTGTGATCACTGCGCTGACGGCGCAGAACACCAAGGGTGTTCACGCCGTTCACCTGATCCCGGTCGAGATGATTGCGGCGCAAATCGCTGCGATACGCGATGACATTGCGGTCCACGCTGTGAAGATCGGGATGCTCGGCACGGCCGGGATCATCGACTGCGTATGCGAAGGGCTGCTCGGGCTGGATTGTCCTATCGTTCTGGACCCGGTGATGGTTGCCAAGGGCGGTGACAGGCTGTTGGCAAGCGATGCGGTATCGGCGCTGCGCGACCGGCTGCTGCCGCGCGTCGATCTGATCACCCCAAACCTGCCGGAAGCCGCAGATCTTCTGGGCGCGCCGGAGGCCACTGATCGTGATCAGATGGAAGGGCAGGCCGGCGCTTTGCTGGCACTTGGCCCGGCTGCCGTACTGCTGAAAGGCGGGCATCTGGGCGGCGATGAAAGCCCTGACCTGCTGGCGACATCAGACGGTCATGAGTGGTTAACGGCACAGCGTTCGCGAACGCAAAACACGCATGGAACAGGCTGCACCCTATCAGCAGCACTCGCCACATTTCTGGGCCGCGGTTTGTCAGTGTCAGAGGCGGTCAGGCAGGCCAAAAGCTATATCTCAGGCGCGATAGGTGCCGCAGACCGGCTTTCGGTCGGCAGCGGTCACGGCCCGGTCCATCATTTCTACGCCGCAGAAGGAACAAAGCGATGA
- a CDS encoding xylulokinase, with amino-acid sequence MAARNIIGIDVGTTTVKAAVIAPDGQVLDRFAQSYATHRSGPNHVEQSPDDWMRLVSQALDHFAGYEVAAIGMCSQVNTHVFVCASGEALRPAILWQDGRAGKVAGELDSGISDAQKEEWWGSPMPIDASHAIARMAWVARHEPEIWGKTRYVLLPKDFCIWRMTGDVSTDPISNVGLVGADMGYIDGVLALVPGAADRVAPIRDVTGVAGTMASGPFRGVPVVNGTMDAWAGLVGAGAGREGVAVYLSGTSEVMGISSRAVRPSEGAIVFPEYQGLRIHAGPTQSGGDAVQWFAGVSGMTLAEMAEAVAATPRSQATPLFMPQLEGERAPLWDADLRAGFLNVSRRTARADFCRAVYEGVALSARHALEAVRQSADTEVGLIHCGGGGFRSAAWNQIRADILGVPLKTIGAAEPGVMGAAMIAGIGSGQFADFADAAARLASAGGGISARSPTAAIL; translated from the coding sequence ATGGCGGCGCGGAATATCATCGGCATTGATGTCGGAACGACCACTGTCAAGGCGGCGGTCATCGCGCCCGATGGGCAGGTGTTGGACAGGTTTGCGCAATCCTATGCGACGCATCGCTCCGGCCCGAACCATGTAGAGCAATCGCCCGACGACTGGATGCGGCTTGTTTCTCAGGCACTGGATCACTTCGCCGGGTATGAGGTTGCGGCGATTGGTATGTGCAGTCAGGTCAACACGCATGTTTTCGTCTGTGCATCGGGCGAGGCATTGCGTCCCGCGATCCTTTGGCAGGATGGCAGGGCCGGCAAGGTGGCTGGCGAACTCGATTCCGGTATATCCGACGCGCAGAAAGAAGAGTGGTGGGGTTCGCCCATGCCGATTGATGCCAGCCATGCCATAGCGCGCATGGCATGGGTCGCGCGGCACGAGCCGGAAATATGGGGCAAAACGCGGTATGTCCTGCTGCCCAAGGATTTCTGTATCTGGCGTATGACTGGCGATGTGTCCACTGATCCGATTTCGAATGTCGGGCTGGTTGGCGCTGATATGGGTTATATCGATGGCGTACTGGCGCTTGTTCCGGGGGCGGCTGATCGTGTGGCACCCATTCGTGATGTAACTGGTGTTGCGGGTACGATGGCATCCGGGCCGTTCCGTGGCGTTCCCGTCGTCAATGGCACGATGGACGCCTGGGCCGGTCTGGTCGGTGCAGGTGCGGGACGCGAAGGCGTAGCGGTTTACCTCAGCGGCACAAGCGAGGTCATGGGTATTTCTTCTCGCGCCGTCAGACCCTCGGAAGGCGCTATCGTTTTTCCGGAATATCAGGGCCTTCGTATTCATGCCGGCCCGACGCAATCGGGCGGAGATGCGGTTCAATGGTTCGCCGGTGTAAGCGGCATGACCCTGGCCGAGATGGCAGAGGCGGTCGCGGCCACGCCGCGCAGTCAGGCGACGCCGCTTTTCATGCCCCAGCTGGAGGGAGAGCGTGCCCCGCTTTGGGATGCCGATCTGCGGGCTGGGTTCCTGAATGTGTCGCGCCGGACTGCTCGCGCTGATTTCTGCCGCGCAGTCTATGAAGGCGTGGCACTTTCGGCCCGTCATGCACTGGAGGCCGTGCGCCAATCTGCAGATACAGAGGTCGGGCTGATCCATTGCGGTGGCGGGGGCTTCCGCTCTGCGGCGTGGAACCAGATCCGCGCCGATATCCTGGGCGTTCCACTTAAGACGATAGGTGCGGCAGAGCCGGGGGTGATGGGCGCCGCCATGATTGCCGGGATCGGTTCGGGCCAGTTCGCCGATTTTGCAGATGCCGCGGCTAGGCTTGCGTCGGCGGGGGGGGGAATATCTGCCCGATCCCCGACAGCAGCCATTCTATGA
- a CDS encoding mannose-1-phosphate guanylyltransferase/mannose-6-phosphate isomerase, with amino-acid sequence MTTKNSTKLYPVILCGGSGTRLWPLSRKSYPKQFVPLLGDTTLFQQAAQRFAGDGEQTEWQSPVIVTGADFRFVVTEQLQEIGIDPGAVIIEPEPRNTAPAVLSAALYLMASDRDAVMVVAPSDHAIPNSAAFLAAVRRGLPAVSEGKIVTFGITPDRPETGYGYLELAASQDESGGTRDLLRFVEKPDVDKAQQMLNSGNFLWNAGIFLARAADMVEAFRQHAPDVVGPVTQSLGKAVVDLGFLRLAPDDYAAAPSISVDYAVMEKADNLAVVPFSAGWSDLGGWDAVWREQGPDQDGVALSGPAEAIDCRDTLLRAESEGQVLVGIGLENIVAVAMPDAVLVAPKDRAQDVKKAVDLLKKHKRPQAEILPRDYRPWGWYETLVLGGRFQVKRIVVNPGAALSLQSHHHRAEHWIVVEGTAKVTIDDKVQLVTENQSVYIPLGAVHRMENPGKLPMVLIEVQTGSYLGEDDIIRYEDIYARGQGAKG; translated from the coding sequence GTGACTACTAAAAATTCCACCAAGCTTTATCCGGTCATTCTGTGCGGTGGGTCTGGCACGCGCCTTTGGCCGCTGTCGCGAAAATCCTACCCCAAGCAATTTGTTCCACTTCTGGGCGATACGACCCTTTTTCAGCAGGCGGCGCAGCGTTTTGCCGGCGATGGCGAACAGACGGAATGGCAGTCTCCGGTGATCGTGACAGGGGCGGATTTCCGCTTTGTTGTGACAGAGCAATTGCAGGAAATCGGCATTGACCCCGGCGCCGTCATTATTGAACCAGAGCCGCGCAATACTGCGCCTGCCGTGCTGTCAGCGGCGCTTTATCTGATGGCCAGCGATCGCGACGCCGTGATGGTCGTCGCACCATCGGATCACGCAATACCGAATTCTGCGGCCTTCCTTGCTGCGGTCAGGCGTGGCTTGCCGGCGGTGAGCGAAGGCAAGATCGTCACATTCGGGATAACTCCGGACCGGCCAGAAACGGGCTATGGCTATCTCGAACTTGCCGCTTCGCAGGATGAGTCCGGTGGCACGCGCGACCTGCTGCGCTTTGTTGAAAAGCCGGACGTGGACAAGGCGCAGCAGATGCTGAATTCGGGTAATTTCCTCTGGAATGCCGGCATTTTTCTGGCCCGCGCGGCCGATATGGTCGAGGCGTTTCGTCAACATGCGCCGGATGTCGTAGGCCCCGTCACACAATCGCTTGGCAAAGCCGTTGTGGATCTGGGGTTTCTGCGGCTGGCGCCCGATGATTACGCCGCTGCGCCGTCAATCTCTGTCGATTATGCGGTGATGGAAAAGGCGGATAACCTTGCCGTCGTCCCGTTTTCCGCCGGCTGGTCCGATCTTGGCGGCTGGGACGCGGTGTGGCGCGAACAGGGGCCGGATCAGGACGGCGTTGCCCTGTCCGGTCCGGCGGAGGCGATAGATTGCCGCGACACCTTGCTGCGTGCCGAAAGCGAGGGGCAGGTGCTGGTCGGGATCGGGTTGGAGAATATCGTTGCCGTGGCCATGCCTGATGCCGTGCTGGTTGCGCCCAAGGACCGCGCGCAGGATGTGAAGAAGGCTGTTGATCTGCTGAAAAAACACAAACGGCCACAGGCAGAAATCCTGCCGCGCGACTACCGCCCCTGGGGCTGGTACGAAACGCTGGTTCTCGGCGGGCGCTTTCAGGTCAAACGCATCGTCGTCAATCCCGGTGCAGCGCTGAGCCTGCAAAGCCACCACCACCGGGCAGAACATTGGATCGTGGTCGAGGGCACGGCGAAGGTTACGATTGATGACAAGGTGCAACTCGTGACCGAAAACCAATCGGTCTATATCCCCCTTGGTGCCGTTCACCGCATGGAAAACCCCGGCAAGCTGCCTATGGTCCTGATTGAGGTTCAGACCGGCAGCTATCTGGGAGAGGATGACATTATTCGCTACGAAGATATCTATGCGCGCGGGCAGGGGGCAAAAGGCTGA